TGTTCAGCAGTGACAAGGTTGCGGTATACCAGGATCCGTTCAGTATTTACGGCGGCTACCGCTATTTTGGCTTCGGTTGGCGAGCTCCGCTGCGAGTGCGCGAATACCGTGAGTCGTCCCTGATCGTGGATGTGCTGTCTCCGGAAAATGCGCCCCTGTGGCGGGGCAGCGTGCCTTCCACCGCCGGACGTTTTGATGCTCCGGAGCAACAGCTGTTCCGTCTGCGGGAGGAGGCGGCCCTTATTCTCGGTCGTTTTCCACCCTATAACGATGTAGGTTACGACTGATTTGCCCTGCGCTGTTCGCAAAGGAATTTCATGAGCGACAAATCGGATCTCAGGCCGCTGTTTACTCGCGGTGCAGTGGATGTAATTTCCCGTAAAACCGTATACGACGGTTTTTTCCAGATGCACAAATTGCGTCTGCGCCACCGCCTCTATCGCGGTGGCTGGAGCGGAGAAATGGAGCGCGAACTGTTCGTACGCGGTAACGCGGTGGGGGTGCTCCTGTACGACCCGGTGCACCAATTGGTGGCTATGACCGAGCAGTTTCGTGTTGGCGCGCTGGAGCGCGAATCCGGCCCCTGGTGCCTGGAAGTGGTGGCCGGGATGGTTGAGCCAGGTGAATCGATC
This is a stretch of genomic DNA from Microbulbifer bruguierae. It encodes these proteins:
- a CDS encoding DUF4136 domain-containing protein, which codes for MASLLKSITVAALGLILALGLGGCVNTASRVAVDYDPNFKFANLRSYYLLDTLASGPVSPLESKRASQAVDDILKGSYQPAASAEEADFLVRVQLFSSDKVAVYQDPFSIYGGYRYFGFGWRAPLRVREYRESSLIVDVLSPENAPLWRGSVPSTAGRFDAPEQQLFRLREEAALILGRFPPYNDVGYD